The following DNA comes from Cololabis saira isolate AMF1-May2022 chromosome 7, fColSai1.1, whole genome shotgun sequence.
CTGGTGAACATGTTACCGAGGGGTGAGGAGGGGAGGGGGTAAACAAATCAAGATGTAGAGAGACCTGACAGAGAAAAGAAATCCAGTGTGTCACCCTCATTTAGGGAATGTAAACATAAATATGTcaaatagtttctctcatctcTCCTCTTGTGAGATCAGATAACTTTCTTTCTCATCACATAGACTTGGAAAAGGCGTTTGGCATGGCAACGATTGATTAAAATGTTCCCCAGAGAATATGAGCCCTAAACAGAGGGCGCattgtcttctttctttttttttttttttttttttcttcctgcctCTCAGATTGAATGTCAACTTTTAGAGCAAGTTGGAAAATATGTTGTGGAGTTTTTTAGGCAGGGAGAGAGGGGGATCAAAGAGTTCCTCCTCCAGTCAGACGCACACAAGTATTCATAATGACACATTCTTGAGCTTCTTTAATGGCAAACATAACTTTGGTTTTCTAAGACGGGAAAGAAAATCGCAGAGAGCTTAGCTCACCGTACAAAAATACTCGGTAGAAATTATGACATTCATCCCCTTCGTCAACATCAGTGTGTTTCcctatatgttttttttttgttgttgtagtttttttttaatgtattcacactttttttaattattgataCATATGCATTTATATGTTCGCGCTCAGATGACTACAAACTAGAAACAAAAATAACTCCAACGTATAAAGGATAACATTATTCTATGTGAATAAAAGAACTATAAAAATATAAGCGATCttagagagacagagagagaaagatagagagagaggagaaaaaaaagataaaatcatTGTGTTTATGAAATTTGGATAAAAGGCTAGAGCCGAAATTAAAAACAGTCATCTGGAAATTGTTCAGTGCAAATCAATTTACTTTGTAGTctcatcttgttttttcttttcttttctgttttagaATATTTTCATCCTCTTACCGCCCACAGCCCTCCCCCCCTTCAGCGGCCGCTGGCACGGCTGCTCCTTTGACAGCGGACAGTATTTGATGGTGTGCGCATTGTCCCCGTTGGCGCTGCACAGCGGGCAGGTGTAAGCCCTCAGGATGGGGCACACCACCCGGCCGTCCGGGGTCTTCAGGACGTGGGAGCCGAACACCTCCTCGGGCGCTCCGTTATTTCTGCAGAACACGCAGATTTTCGGCTCCTGTTTGCTCCTGGAAGACGCGGGTTTGCTGCGCATCTTGCGCTCCACGCCGAACAGGTCGAACCCGGCGAAGCTGCCGCCGAAGCTCACCACCTCCCTCTCGGGCAGCTGCACCCCGAGCTGGCTCTGGAAGGGGCTGAGGATGGAGAAGCGCTCCTTCAGGTCTAAGATGGAGGTCGGGGGAGGGCTGCCGGGCGGGCAGCAGCAGTCCGGGTGCGCGCTCTCTCCGCGCTCCGCCACGATTACGCACGGGCACGCCGGGGAATCGTCCAAGCCCAGCGTCGCCTTCAGCGACTCGGTGATGGAGTTGGGGTTCGGGGGCATGCTCAGCTTGTTGTTCTTCGTCACCAGAGTCGTCAGCCCGAGATAGTCGTTCCAGAAATTAAAAGTATAGTCATATGGGTTGCGCGCATTCAAATAGCTGTGGTTGAGAAAATCCATGGCCGCGTCTGGTTGTTTTTCTGGTCGTCAAAAAACGAAACAGCCAGTGTAATAATCCGTACTGCTTTAGAAGCCAGAGTTCGACTCCAGGAATACTTCATAGAACAGCGTTGTGGTCTGCagtgttcttgtttttgtttgagCGTCCTGCAAACAGGCTTTCTGGTTATAAGGACCTGGAGGGCGGGGCCCGCCTGCCTTACTCGAGTTTCTgatcagagagagagggagagagacagagagagagagaaagagggaaaaaaacgagCTCCTTTTCTTCAAAGCCACATTTAGACAGATttgaaaagcctgaattatggttctgcgttaaatcgacgcgttggtgtaacgcggaaccataaatcatccttcgcgtcgccgcgtactcaatcatatcaatcaatcaaattttatttatatagcacctttcattcaggtacatgaaatacaaggtgctttgacattttgattgaaaaataagcataataaacaaataaataaaaactgggagaccaaaaaataaaaactgggagaccaatgcaccctgacatacaatatagaatatataaaatttataaaaagataaaagttcaaggattaaggctaaaaaataatcagtccacaacaataaaaaataataaaaaaacattataagagatagataaataaataaaacagataccttttaaaaaaaactaaaaaaatgttaatgtaaaaaaaaaatgttaaacagaataaaactacaaaatgtgatgctacataaaagccagaccaaagagatgagtttttagtctacgtttaaaaatgtccacattttacgccgtaggctctgcgtcggtgtaacgcggaaccataaatcagcctttttatCCTGCAGGCATGCGCTTTGGCTCCATCAGTCATCGTTCTGACGTTTAGAGATTCGGGCACTTTCATAGAAAAAAGGTCTTTAATAGTTAATGATTAGTCCAAATGCGCAAGGGAAATTATTTCGCTCACAAAACCATTTTCTGTGGTCAATCACTTGATATCAGAACGAGTATAAATCATTAACGTCGCGTCTCCTTGTTCTCCCCCTTGGTATGAAAACATTCCAGATTCCGCATGTTGTCTTAATCGATAATGTTAATGATTGCGCGTGAATATCCACAATCGTAACTTGAGCCGCTGCACAAATTAACCCGTTTGTGAACCAAGCGCAGTAAATATCCTTTGTTACGAGGAGAAGCCCCCCCTTTTCCAGGTAAAAGCAAGAGGTTCTGAAACCATTGTGTACACAGGAGAAGAGCAGAAGACACAGACTTCGTATCTCCTTTGCATGGATGTTTACAGAAATGGACCATATTGTAGGAATTGTTGCATGATTGACATtgttttaaacagaaataaacattctGAAACCCAGGACACAATGCATGATGTTAACTTTGTCAGCAGGAATATAGATCTTCCAGAAATTGTACAAGCAAACGTCTCAAAAGATCTGTTTATGTTGAAGGAAAAACATTAATCAGAAAAGCAAAATGAGTGCTTTGTTGTCACATGCTTTCAGTCATGGcacaaaagcaacaacaacaacacaccatCCTACAGAGCCAGCATGTAAACACAGAGGAGAGGAGATCTTCAACAGGGGGCAGCATCGTGCAGGTACAGGTCTGCAAGTGTGCAACTCCAAAGCACTAACTCTTCTCTACACTCCAGTGTGTGACAGCAccagaaaccaaaaaaaaaaaaaaaaaaaaaaatctgcaaggAGCAACGAGGGGCACTAACTGGAAGATGAAAGTCACCAATTATGTCCCACTACAACCAGATGTGTTGCAGTGGTTCCACTCAGGCATCAGTGGTCACACTGAGGACATTAACCTCCGGAGACCTGCTGCAACTGTTTTTCTTGTTGATTTGGGCCCCTGTTAAGAAATGAAATAGCAAATGAAATCCAATGACATGGCCAACAGGTGTACGACAGGTTTTAGGAGGTTAAACTACATTAATAGCGACAAAGACAAACAACAATATATGTTTTTAACTACAGCTAATGAACACCTTCAACAAATGTCAATATATGGCATGTGTcatgcaaaaagaaaacattataTAATGCAATTAATTGGTTGTTTCACCAGATTTATGAGTCTCGTTCAGCTACAAAGATCCAGCTGCcctggttttatttttccatatttCGGATAATAAGAGATGACGTTATAAAACAGAAGTGAATGAAATTTGGTTCCAGCACTCGCAGCTTTGCAAATATTATACAAGTACTGTAGCAACCGTTTGTAGAAGAGAAGCGTTCTCATTTCCCTGAGTAATCCATGGAGGATGAGAGGATTCAGGACTAGTTGCTAGAGCTAAGTTATCATTGAACAACAGCAATATGGGTGTTAGTTTCCTGGTATTATGACACAAGTACTGACTATAACCTTATAAAGTTAACTGTTGAGCTtaataatgtaaaaaatattatacatttaGATTCAGTTGTAGCAGGTCAGTCTTTTTGaactgttttctattttcttttaagTCCAATGCTTAAATGAGTACTGTGGAATAATTTATCTGGTAAAAAAGACACAACACAGTAAAGATGAATGAGACTTGTGGGAGTATTTTATTCAAATCTAATATGATATTTCAGATGTgctgttttttctgtctggtctTTGGTTTTCTGGTTGGTTGAGTCCTGTaaggttgtttttctttctttctttctttctttctttctttctttctttctttctttctttctttctttctttctttctttctttctttctcttattCAACTGAATTGTATGAAAATCTCATCAAAAGCTTTAAATGAGTTAACAAGACAGAAAATGTGGCTCTCTAAGATTAAAAGTCATACTTCAAAATTCATACTGGTTGATTGGGATGAAACAAACCAGAAAAAAAGTTACTGAGTTCATTGAGCATTTCATAAACTGCAGGTTGCATATCTTTTGAAGTTTCTCTGAGTTGTGGACTGACATATGAGATCATTTTATCTGGATCAACGGCAACAGCATTTCCCAAGAACATTGTCTTAGATGACTGTCCCTTTTTCAATGATTGCATGTGTAATGTGAAACATAACTGATACAGTTTTTAAATCTTGAGGTAAAATCCAGTGGAAACACGAGGCAGAAACCCTAAACAGTCCACTCACTGTGGGCCTCTGATCCTGTGATGAAGTGGGCAGCTGAGGAATGTGGAAGCGGTGCTCTTGAAACAACGATAACACGAGTGACTGGTGTTCTAATTAAAACTTCTAGTGGAGGCTGCAGGAACTCACTGACTTGGAAGGATCACGTCTGTTTTTAAGGGATATAATAAGAATGCACTTTGTTCCGAGACAGCGTGATAAAAGCAGAACGAGAGCTCGGTTCACTGAGCTGCAATCTTTTAGAGGCCATTTCTCTCTCTTCTATGTGCTCAGCAAGTACGGCAGGAATGGTATTGACCGCTCAATGGATTTTCACTCCAGAGAACCCATTCCACTGGTGCAAAATATGAATTTTATTATGAAGCATTAATAATGCATTCAATCGCTAATTCCTTTTCTGCAAGCCAGGGAAGATTGTGCAAGCAGATCTTTGTGCTGCAGCAGTGTAACTGAAATATTCATGGACACATTATTCGTTAATTTTGTTGTGACTAAGAGGGATTAATACTCATCCATTAACTAAAGCTAATTCTGTTGCTGCCTAGAGGTTGAATGGGTATATTGGACAAGGAAGTGGGATTAGCATTGGAATGATGCATTACATCAGTGGGTTGGCTATGGCTCTAAATCGATTTAGGAATCACACTGACTGATTGTTgtgtaagtgttttttttgcataacTTGGAGAAAATACATGGATCAAGAGGAAAAGTAGTGGCTGTCTGAGGAAGACATTTTGTTTTTACGATATGATTATATATTATGCATCGTCTCATTAGGGAAATGGGTCATCAACATTTTGCTTGGGTGTGACCACAGACTataaaaagaaaggagaaacCCTCCGTGACATCAACCACaggttttgtaaaaaagtggttTGAGGCCTGAATTAAGGACTCTGCACAACTACATATAGGCAGGAACTGAATCCACCCAACCCAGGCTAATCCAACAGCGGTCAAATGTCCATAAGTAATTGACCAAGCGTCCAGTTTAAGCTTATACACCTAATCTCATTCACCATAagttagctattttagcttAGCTAATATATGATCATATGCTCACTATGAAAATGTCTTGACCATCGCTGTCTATTCACTTTAAATGGGGTGATGGCAAGCATTGCCCAACTGAATtgtgggttttgttttttgtgaaagAAAAAGTTGGGGAATTTTCAACTTTTGACACTTAAGCGGAAACTTCAGCTAATCAAACTGTGGGTATACAGCCAGTGCTAGCCAATTAAATTGTTCATGGGGTTTCTTTGTGTAGTAAGCATAAATAAGCTTTGATTGGTTGAGGCACAACAGAAGCACCACCCACTGGGTGTTGATACGACGCTGCTGTGTCAGCGTATTTTGATGCTAAATCACGTTATGTGTGAACTGTCCATCCAGTTGCGACTCaaccaacatctgaaatgaCTGCTTGAGCTGAAATGAGCACTGCCGGGGATCCAACCAAGCTCTCCCAGGAACCCCCGCTAAAGCTGTGGACCCTCCACtaatctaatggcgcttttccactagtacctactctgcgcgccc
Coding sequences within:
- the nanos1 gene encoding nanos homolog 1 — protein: MDFLNHSYLNARNPYDYTFNFWNDYLGLTTLVTKNNKLSMPPNPNSITESLKATLGLDDSPACPCVIVAERGESAHPDCCCPPGSPPPTSILDLKERFSILSPFQSQLGVQLPEREVVSFGGSFAGFDLFGVERKMRSKPASSRSKQEPKICVFCRNNGAPEEVFGSHVLKTPDGRVVCPILRAYTCPLCSANGDNAHTIKYCPLSKEQPCQRPLKGGRAVGGKRMKIF